The Leifsonia williamsii genome includes a region encoding these proteins:
- a CDS encoding SDR family oxidoreductase: MEITDFSTALFSLEGKRAMVTGGNGGLGRAFTVALAAAGADVFVPSLADDDGTTARLVEGHGRRYAFAAADITRTGVPQEMVGQCVETLGGLDILVNSAGINLLDDVTAFGRDKWDPMLAVNLTAAFDFAHAAARAMIPQRSGKIVNIASLFSFLGGKQSPAYAASKAGIVGFTKAYADELGEYGIQVNAIAPGYFATALTERTRSDAVANARIVDHVPAGRWGDPADLMGALVFLSSRAADYVTGHTLVVDGGYLLR; encoded by the coding sequence GTGGAGATCACCGACTTCAGCACCGCCCTGTTCTCGCTCGAAGGCAAGCGGGCGATGGTCACCGGCGGCAACGGCGGCCTCGGCCGCGCGTTCACCGTCGCGCTCGCCGCGGCCGGCGCCGACGTGTTCGTGCCCAGCCTGGCCGACGACGACGGGACGACGGCGCGGCTGGTGGAGGGCCACGGCCGGCGCTACGCCTTCGCCGCCGCCGACATCACGCGGACGGGCGTTCCGCAGGAGATGGTCGGGCAGTGCGTCGAGACGCTCGGCGGCCTCGACATCCTGGTCAACTCGGCGGGCATCAACCTGCTCGACGACGTGACCGCGTTCGGCCGCGACAAGTGGGATCCGATGCTCGCGGTCAACCTGACCGCCGCCTTCGACTTCGCGCACGCCGCCGCCCGGGCGATGATCCCGCAGCGCTCGGGCAAGATCGTCAACATCGCCTCCCTGTTCTCGTTCCTCGGCGGCAAGCAGTCGCCGGCGTACGCCGCATCGAAGGCCGGCATCGTCGGCTTCACGAAGGCGTACGCGGACGAGCTCGGGGAGTACGGCATCCAGGTCAACGCCATCGCGCCCGGCTACTTCGCGACCGCGCTGACCGAGCGCACCCGGTCGGACGCCGTCGCCAACGCGCGCATCGTCGACCACGTGCCCGCCGGCCGCTGGGGCGACCCGGCCGACCTCATGGGCGCGCTCGTCTTCCTGTCCAGCCGCGCGGCCGACTATGTCACCGGGCACACGCTCGTCGTCGACGGCGGCTACCTCCTCCGCTGA
- a CDS encoding FGGY-family carbohydrate kinase produces MTSYVVAIDNGSQSTKVLVVDERGVVHASARVGLLPYRHPGPGRAVHPDDDVWTSIAAACRIALDRFEGDPSRIVGVGLCTIRFCRALLTESGDLAEPLLSWMDERVGRPYRHDDPRVARVTTSSGYIAHRLTGRFVDTAANYQGVWPIDQTTWRWSDDPSAYQATGMPRELLFDLVDPGDRLGTVTEAAAAATGLPPGVPVFATANDKAVEALGAGLARPDQLLLSLGTYISSMTVAAAPGGGAAHWVNFGSRPGQYLAESGGIRRGMWTVSWFRSLLQGAGPRDDAMYDLEAELDREAALLPPGSDGVRAVLDWLAPADHPGRRGALLGFSGAQGRAHVYRAILEGIAFEMADNADAMAAELGSAFTEVLVTGGGARSRVLPQLVADVTGRPVRRAALDDAAGLGAAVCAAVGSGMHAGWDVALDAMVRLTDPVLPSSDAGEYARLRPLHRRAREGVRALSEELSDSAVD; encoded by the coding sequence GTGACCTCGTACGTCGTCGCCATCGACAACGGCTCGCAGAGCACGAAGGTGCTCGTCGTCGACGAGCGCGGCGTCGTGCATGCGTCGGCGAGGGTCGGACTGCTGCCGTATCGGCATCCCGGCCCCGGCCGGGCCGTGCATCCCGACGACGACGTGTGGACCTCGATCGCCGCGGCCTGCCGGATCGCCCTCGACCGCTTCGAGGGCGACCCGTCCCGCATCGTGGGTGTCGGGCTCTGCACGATCCGGTTCTGCCGCGCACTGCTCACGGAGAGCGGCGACCTGGCGGAGCCGCTGCTGAGCTGGATGGACGAGCGGGTCGGCCGCCCCTACCGGCACGACGACCCCCGGGTCGCGCGGGTCACCACCTCCTCCGGCTACATCGCGCATCGCCTCACCGGACGCTTCGTCGACACCGCGGCCAACTACCAGGGCGTCTGGCCGATCGACCAGACGACCTGGCGGTGGTCCGACGATCCGTCGGCGTACCAGGCCACCGGGATGCCGCGCGAGCTGCTGTTCGACCTCGTCGACCCGGGGGACCGGCTCGGCACCGTGACGGAGGCCGCCGCTGCGGCCACGGGTCTGCCGCCGGGCGTGCCGGTGTTCGCCACGGCCAACGACAAGGCGGTGGAGGCGCTGGGCGCCGGGCTGGCGCGTCCGGACCAGCTGCTCCTCTCGCTGGGCACCTACATCTCCTCGATGACCGTCGCGGCGGCGCCGGGTGGCGGGGCCGCGCACTGGGTCAACTTCGGCTCCCGTCCGGGGCAGTACCTGGCGGAGAGCGGGGGGATCCGGCGCGGGATGTGGACGGTGAGCTGGTTCCGGTCGCTGCTGCAGGGCGCCGGGCCGCGCGACGACGCCATGTACGACCTGGAGGCGGAGCTCGACCGGGAGGCGGCGCTGCTGCCGCCGGGGAGCGATGGCGTCCGGGCGGTGCTGGACTGGCTCGCTCCGGCCGACCATCCCGGCCGTCGCGGCGCGTTGCTGGGCTTCTCCGGAGCGCAGGGTCGCGCCCACGTCTACCGCGCCATCCTGGAGGGGATCGCGTTCGAGATGGCGGACAACGCCGACGCCATGGCGGCGGAGCTGGGGAGTGCCTTCACGGAGGTGCTGGTCACGGGCGGCGGCGCCCGCTCGCGGGTCCTGCCGCAACTGGTTGCCGATGTCACCGGACGGCCGGTGCGACGCGCCGCCCTGGACGACGCCGCCGGCCTCGGCGCCGCCGTGTGCGCCGCAGTGGGGTCGGGGATGCACGCCGGCTGGGACGTCGCGCTCGATGCGATGGTCCGGCTCACGGACCCGGTCCTGCCATCGTCGGATGCGGGGGAGTACGCGCGTCTGCGCCCGCTGCACCGCCGCGCGCGCGAGGGCGTCCGCGCACTGAGCGAGGAGCTGAGCGACAGCGCGGTCGACTGA
- a CDS encoding FAD-binding oxidoreductase, translating to MPASRSALSREQIAERLTALLGAAQVDTDEAALREASVDRFKKYTAVHGIFDGPFPAAIAYPRSTDDVSTVLRFADENRVAVVPRTGRTATEGGLETVIADSIVLDGSRMDAVLSVNETDLMVTVQCGVPLQRLEDELRERGLTTGHSPQSKPLAQYGGLTATRSIGQFSTLYGGIEDMVVGLEAVLADGTITRIKNVPRRAAGPDLRHLVIGNEGALFFITEVTVKVFRFQPENYRFFGFLTDDFAAGVDALRELIAEGYRPSVCRLYSPEDARQHFADVSDGKNVVVLVAEGPRRLADATADAIEELFTEPLFQRVPDERIRTWFDQLNWGQDKIDAEKRQMLETNHLGYTTEVSIDWSRVDALYTAVMDRIRTTFDRAADLTMLGAHSSHSYQTGTNLYFVYDYDIRCEPRDEIELYHKPLNAIIVEEALRLGGSMVHHHGIGKYRTDWTAEEHGSAYELLVRLKAALDPNGIMNPGTILPLAAAPEGADA from the coding sequence ATGCCCGCTTCCCGCTCCGCCCTCTCCCGAGAGCAGATCGCCGAGCGCCTGACCGCGCTCCTCGGCGCCGCTCAGGTCGACACCGACGAGGCCGCGCTCCGCGAGGCCAGCGTCGACCGCTTCAAGAAGTACACGGCCGTGCACGGCATCTTCGACGGGCCGTTCCCCGCGGCGATCGCCTACCCGCGCTCGACGGACGACGTCTCGACCGTGCTCCGCTTCGCCGACGAGAACCGCGTCGCCGTCGTCCCGCGCACCGGCCGCACCGCCACCGAGGGCGGTCTGGAGACGGTGATCGCCGACTCCATCGTCCTCGACGGTTCGCGGATGGACGCGGTGCTGTCGGTGAACGAGACCGACCTGATGGTCACCGTGCAGTGCGGCGTCCCGCTGCAGCGGCTGGAGGACGAGCTGCGCGAGCGCGGGCTGACCACCGGCCACTCGCCCCAGTCGAAGCCGCTGGCGCAGTACGGCGGCCTCACCGCCACCCGGTCGATCGGGCAGTTCTCGACGCTCTACGGCGGCATCGAGGACATGGTGGTGGGACTGGAGGCGGTGCTCGCCGACGGCACCATCACGCGGATCAAGAACGTGCCGCGCCGTGCGGCCGGCCCCGACCTGCGGCACCTCGTCATCGGCAACGAGGGCGCGCTGTTCTTCATCACCGAGGTCACCGTGAAGGTGTTCCGGTTCCAGCCGGAGAACTACCGCTTCTTCGGCTTCCTGACCGATGACTTCGCGGCCGGGGTGGACGCCCTGCGCGAGCTGATCGCCGAGGGCTACCGCCCCTCCGTCTGCCGCTTGTACTCGCCGGAGGACGCCCGGCAGCACTTCGCGGACGTCTCCGACGGCAAGAACGTCGTCGTCCTGGTCGCCGAGGGGCCGCGCCGCCTGGCGGACGCCACCGCCGACGCGATCGAGGAGCTGTTCACCGAGCCGCTGTTCCAGCGGGTCCCGGACGAGCGCATCCGGACGTGGTTCGACCAGCTCAACTGGGGGCAGGACAAGATCGACGCCGAGAAGCGCCAGATGCTCGAGACGAATCATCTGGGGTACACGACCGAGGTCTCCATCGACTGGTCCCGCGTGGACGCGCTGTACACGGCGGTGATGGACCGCATCCGGACCACCTTCGACCGGGCTGCCGATCTCACCATGCTCGGCGCGCACTCCTCGCACAGCTACCAGACCGGCACCAACCTGTACTTCGTGTACGACTACGACATCCGCTGCGAGCCCCGCGACGAGATCGAGCTCTACCACAAGCCCCTCAACGCCATCATCGTGGAGGAGGCGCTGCGGCTGGGCGGCTCCATGGTGCACCACCACGGCATCGGCAAGTACCGCACCGACTGGACCGCCGAGGAGCACGGCTCCGCCTACGAGCTGCTCGTGCGGCTCAAGGCGGCGCTGGACCCGAACGGGATCATGAACCCCGGTACCATCCTCCCGCTCGCCGCGGCGCCGGAGGGCGCGGACGCGTGA
- the thrS gene encoding threonine--tRNA ligase: MADGFELFTDRSVVAMRVNGELKDLATTVTEADVVEPVTIDSPDGLSILRHSTAHVLAQAVQAINPEAKLGIGPPITDGFYYDFDVAEPFTPEDLKALDKEMSRIVRAGQRFIRRVVTDDEARAELANEPYKLELIGLKGSSAETADESVEVGSGELTIYDNVDPKTGETVWKDLCRGPHLPNTRMIGNGWALTRVAAAYWRGSEKNPQLQRIYGTAWPSKDELRAYQTRMEEAAKRDHRKLGAELDLFSFPDEIGSGLAVFHPRGGIIRKEIEDYMRDRLIANGYELVNTPHITKAHLFETSQHLNWYKEGMFPPMHLDEERDAEGNITRQGQDYYLKPMNCPMHNLIFRARGRSYRELPLRLSEFGTVYRYEKSGTLSGLTRVRGLTQDDAHIYVTDDQVKDEVARQLEFVLETLRGYGLTDFYLELSTRDPEKSVGSDEVWETATETLREVAVDSGLELVDDPGGAAFYGPKISVQARDAIGRTWQLSTVQLDFNQPELFELEYNAADGTRKQPVMIHRALLGSIERFFAILLEHYAGAFPVWLSPVQVVGIPVADQYAPFLDDVISRLKAQGVRAEVDHSDDRMQKKIRTHTKAKVPFQLIVGEEDASNGTVSFRFRDGTQRNGVTVDEAIERIVSSIRSHELVDTAWED; the protein is encoded by the coding sequence GTGGCCGACGGCTTCGAGCTCTTCACCGACCGTTCCGTTGTCGCGATGCGCGTCAACGGCGAGCTGAAGGACCTCGCGACCACGGTCACCGAGGCCGACGTCGTGGAGCCGGTCACCATCGACTCGCCCGACGGGCTGAGCATCCTCCGCCACTCCACCGCGCACGTGCTCGCGCAGGCGGTTCAGGCGATCAACCCCGAGGCGAAGCTCGGCATCGGCCCGCCCATCACCGACGGCTTCTACTACGACTTCGACGTCGCCGAGCCCTTCACCCCGGAGGACCTCAAGGCGCTCGACAAGGAGATGTCGCGCATCGTGCGCGCGGGCCAGCGGTTCATCCGCCGGGTCGTCACCGACGATGAGGCGCGCGCCGAGCTCGCGAACGAGCCGTACAAGCTCGAGCTGATCGGCCTCAAGGGCTCGAGCGCCGAGACCGCAGACGAGTCGGTGGAGGTCGGTTCCGGCGAGCTGACCATCTACGACAACGTCGACCCGAAGACCGGCGAGACGGTCTGGAAGGATCTCTGCCGCGGCCCGCACCTCCCGAACACCCGCATGATCGGCAACGGCTGGGCGCTCACCCGCGTCGCCGCGGCCTACTGGCGCGGGTCCGAGAAGAACCCGCAGCTGCAGCGCATCTACGGCACGGCCTGGCCCAGCAAGGACGAGCTGCGGGCCTATCAGACCCGGATGGAGGAGGCCGCCAAGCGCGACCACCGCAAGCTCGGCGCCGAGCTCGACCTGTTCTCCTTCCCCGACGAGATCGGCTCCGGCCTCGCAGTGTTCCACCCCAGGGGCGGCATCATCCGCAAGGAGATCGAGGACTACATGCGCGATCGCCTGATCGCGAACGGCTACGAGCTGGTCAACACGCCACACATCACCAAGGCGCACCTCTTCGAGACCAGCCAGCACCTCAACTGGTACAAGGAGGGCATGTTCCCCCCGATGCACCTCGACGAGGAGCGCGACGCCGAGGGCAACATCACCCGGCAGGGGCAGGACTACTACCTCAAGCCGATGAACTGCCCGATGCACAACCTGATCTTCCGCGCCCGCGGCCGCAGCTACCGCGAGCTGCCCCTGCGCCTCTCGGAGTTCGGCACCGTGTACCGGTACGAGAAGTCCGGCACGCTCTCGGGTCTCACCCGCGTGCGCGGCCTGACGCAGGACGACGCGCACATCTACGTCACCGACGACCAGGTCAAGGACGAGGTCGCCCGGCAGCTGGAGTTCGTGCTCGAGACGCTGCGCGGCTACGGCCTGACCGACTTCTACCTCGAGCTGTCCACGAGGGACCCGGAGAAGTCCGTCGGCAGCGACGAGGTCTGGGAGACCGCGACGGAGACCCTTCGCGAGGTCGCGGTCGACTCCGGGCTGGAGCTCGTGGACGACCCGGGCGGGGCGGCGTTCTACGGGCCGAAGATCTCGGTGCAGGCGCGCGACGCGATCGGCCGCACCTGGCAGCTCTCGACCGTGCAGCTCGACTTCAACCAGCCGGAGCTGTTCGAGCTCGAGTACAACGCGGCCGACGGCACGCGCAAGCAGCCGGTGATGATCCACCGCGCGCTGCTCGGCTCGATCGAGCGGTTCTTCGCGATCCTGCTGGAGCACTACGCGGGCGCGTTCCCGGTGTGGCTGTCGCCGGTGCAGGTCGTCGGCATCCCCGTCGCCGACCAGTACGCGCCGTTCCTCGACGACGTCATCTCGCGGCTGAAGGCGCAAGGCGTCCGGGCGGAGGTCGACCACTCCGACGACCGCATGCAGAAGAAGATCCGCACGCACACCAAGGCGAAGGTCCCCTTCCAGCTCATCGTCGGCGAGGAGGACGCCTCGAACGGCACCGTCAGCTTCCGCTTCCGCGACGGCACGCAGCGCAACGGCGTGACCGTGGACGAGGCGATCGAGCGGATCGTGTCGAGCATCCGCAGCCACGAGCTGGTCGACACCGCGTGGGAGGACTGA
- a CDS encoding DUF1990 family protein, whose translation MPSAPVWGASDAAFRLSEVSAVIGRGDDCWRRAAHDVLRWRVKTRSGFQVDDQGPVQAGQHLLIRARVLGVTIVEPVEVVAVVEEHDRVGFSYRTLPGHPVDGEEAFIVHREEAGEVVLTVRSLTKRAPQQPWRALHPLLRVAQRVARRRYLRAL comes from the coding sequence ATGCCGTCGGCGCCCGTGTGGGGTGCGAGCGATGCGGCGTTCCGCCTGTCGGAGGTCTCGGCCGTCATCGGTCGCGGTGACGACTGCTGGCGACGTGCCGCCCACGACGTGCTGCGGTGGCGGGTGAAGACGCGCAGCGGCTTCCAGGTCGACGACCAAGGGCCGGTGCAGGCGGGACAGCATCTGCTGATCCGGGCGCGCGTCCTGGGTGTCACCATCGTCGAGCCGGTGGAGGTGGTGGCCGTGGTCGAGGAGCACGACCGGGTCGGTTTCTCGTACCGCACCCTGCCCGGGCATCCCGTGGACGGCGAAGAGGCGTTCATCGTGCACCGCGAGGAGGCCGGGGAGGTCGTGCTCACCGTGCGCTCGCTCACCAAGCGGGCGCCGCAGCAGCCGTGGCGGGCGCTGCATCCGCTGCTCCGGGTCGCGCAGCGGGTGGCCCGGCGGCGGTACCTGCGGGCGCTCTGA
- a CDS encoding cell wall-binding repeat-containing protein, whose translation MMKKTALATIVVAAVLAVTVGAPAYADEPTPDSAPAATATPTPSPSADQGAPAEPAAPAAADPAPTADPADPATPTAPADPAPTAEPTPTPATGTAVPGADAAPEAASDADPSLDVMDAAGNHTMGSTIPDSDPASPKQRKAGVVQPFLGVSGILGQDVSGWQENVNWPAQWAAGSRFAYVKATEGTTYFSRNQFAQQYNGSASVGMFRGAYHFANPSTAPGDAAAEARWFVANGGGWSPDGRTLPPLLDIEYGNASQGGTCWGMSAGAMTSWIREFVTTMRSLTGINPAIYTTTNWWNTCTGSNNTFGAYPMFVARYGTNTPGTLPAGWLNWTIWQFQAAGTLAGDQDIFNGDIALLRQYALNGTSMPPTGVFDTATVAKSGPFTVTGWAFDQANVAAAVKVRIEWNTPSGIRTTTVSANASRPDVGAAYPGVGNNHGFTTTAPWAGNGQYRACLTALGVATSGARNLSLGCKAAFVSDAIASAPASKRVAGSDRFETAVATSKASFPTAGVPVAYVASGLDFPDALAAAPAAAKQKGPVLLSTAVSIPQSTLNELKRVKPSRIVVVGGEKAISASAYRQLTGLAASVVRVGGGDRYETSRKLADFAFPSSGGAYVATGWGFADSLAAGPVAAKRGQPLILVDGAKLDAGTSSYLSGRSMRSLTVVGGTSVISGGWASAASAAGFSVTRVGGSDRFETSAKLASTAFPSNGAKNVYLASGLNFPDALVAAAAAGAATKPLMLAVGTCVPRSVGDQFVRLGTTSMQVTGGTTVLNKDVDQLAVCY comes from the coding sequence ATGATGAAGAAGACCGCACTCGCCACCATCGTCGTGGCCGCAGTGCTCGCCGTCACGGTCGGCGCGCCCGCGTACGCAGACGAACCCACCCCCGACTCCGCCCCTGCGGCGACCGCGACACCGACCCCGTCGCCGTCCGCCGACCAGGGAGCGCCCGCCGAGCCGGCCGCGCCGGCCGCCGCCGACCCCGCGCCGACCGCCGATCCGGCGGACCCCGCGACGCCGACGGCTCCCGCCGACCCGGCTCCGACCGCCGAGCCGACGCCGACGCCGGCCACCGGCACCGCGGTCCCCGGCGCCGACGCCGCGCCCGAGGCCGCCAGCGATGCCGACCCGTCGCTCGACGTGATGGACGCGGCCGGCAACCACACCATGGGCTCCACCATCCCCGACAGCGACCCCGCCTCGCCGAAGCAGCGCAAGGCCGGCGTCGTGCAGCCGTTCCTCGGCGTGAGCGGCATCCTCGGCCAGGACGTCAGCGGCTGGCAGGAGAACGTCAACTGGCCGGCGCAGTGGGCGGCAGGGTCCCGCTTCGCGTACGTGAAGGCGACCGAGGGCACGACCTACTTCAGCCGCAACCAGTTCGCCCAGCAGTACAACGGTTCTGCCAGCGTCGGCATGTTCCGCGGCGCGTACCACTTCGCCAACCCGAGCACCGCGCCGGGTGACGCCGCCGCCGAGGCGCGCTGGTTCGTCGCGAACGGCGGAGGCTGGTCGCCCGACGGCCGCACCCTCCCGCCGCTGCTCGACATCGAGTACGGCAACGCCTCCCAGGGCGGCACCTGCTGGGGCATGTCGGCCGGGGCGATGACCTCGTGGATCCGCGAGTTCGTCACCACCATGCGGTCGCTGACCGGCATCAACCCGGCCATCTACACGACGACCAACTGGTGGAACACCTGCACCGGCTCCAACAACACCTTCGGCGCCTACCCGATGTTCGTCGCCCGCTACGGCACGAACACCCCTGGCACGCTGCCGGCCGGCTGGCTGAACTGGACGATCTGGCAGTTCCAGGCGGCCGGGACGCTCGCCGGTGACCAGGACATCTTCAACGGCGACATCGCGCTGCTGCGTCAGTACGCGCTCAACGGCACGAGCATGCCGCCGACCGGCGTCTTCGACACGGCGACCGTCGCCAAGAGCGGACCGTTCACGGTCACCGGGTGGGCCTTCGACCAGGCCAACGTCGCGGCCGCGGTGAAGGTGCGGATCGAATGGAACACCCCCTCCGGGATCCGGACGACCACCGTCTCCGCCAACGCGAGCCGGCCCGACGTCGGGGCGGCGTATCCGGGCGTCGGCAACAACCACGGCTTCACCACGACGGCCCCGTGGGCCGGCAACGGACAGTACCGCGCCTGCCTGACGGCACTCGGCGTCGCGACCTCCGGCGCCCGCAACCTCTCGCTCGGCTGCAAGGCGGCCTTCGTGTCCGACGCCATCGCCTCGGCGCCGGCGTCGAAGCGCGTGGCCGGCTCGGACCGGTTCGAGACCGCTGTCGCGACCTCCAAGGCGTCGTTCCCGACGGCCGGCGTGCCGGTCGCGTACGTCGCCTCGGGTCTCGACTTCCCGGACGCGCTGGCCGCGGCTCCCGCCGCCGCCAAGCAGAAGGGCCCGGTCCTCCTCAGCACGGCCGTCTCCATCCCGCAGAGCACGCTGAACGAGCTCAAGCGGGTGAAGCCGTCGCGCATCGTCGTGGTCGGCGGTGAGAAGGCGATCAGCGCCTCCGCGTACCGGCAGCTCACCGGGCTCGCCGCGTCCGTCGTCCGCGTGGGCGGCGGCGACCGCTACGAGACGTCGCGCAAGCTCGCCGACTTCGCCTTCCCGTCGTCCGGCGGCGCGTACGTGGCGACCGGCTGGGGCTTCGCCGACTCGCTCGCCGCCGGACCGGTGGCGGCGAAGCGGGGCCAGCCGCTCATCCTCGTGGACGGCGCCAAGCTCGACGCAGGCACGTCCTCCTACCTCTCGGGGCGCTCGATGCGCTCGCTGACGGTGGTCGGCGGCACCTCGGTGATCTCGGGAGGCTGGGCCTCCGCTGCCTCGGCGGCCGGCTTCAGCGTGACCCGCGTCGGCGGCAGCGACCGCTTCGAGACGAGCGCCAAGCTGGCCTCCACGGCGTTCCCGTCCAACGGGGCGAAGAACGTGTACCTCGCGTCCGGCCTCAACTTCCCCGACGCCCTGGTGGCGGCCGCCGCCGCGGGCGCCGCGACGAAGCCGCTGATGCTCGCCGTCGGCACGTGCGTGCCCCGCTCGGTGGGCGACCAATTCGTGCGGCTCGGCACCACCTCCATGCAGGTCACCGGCGGCACGACCGTGCTGAACAAGGACGTCGACCAGCTGGCGGTCTGCTACTAG
- a CDS encoding HIT family protein, which yields MGDGGAGAAGEEPVRVDDPSYLVGVPDEFQRLWTPHRMVYIQQADPGHEGCPFCVAPTLSDEDALIVARGEHAFALLNLFPYNSGHLLVCPYRHIALYDEATPEEVAEIGSMTQTAMRVIREVSHNDGFNIGMNQGAIAGAGIASHLHQHIVPRWAQDANFFPIIAKTKALPQLLGEVRAALAEAWPKG from the coding sequence GTGGGTGACGGCGGCGCCGGCGCAGCGGGCGAGGAGCCCGTCCGCGTCGACGACCCGTCGTACCTCGTCGGCGTGCCGGACGAGTTCCAGCGGCTGTGGACCCCGCACCGCATGGTCTACATCCAGCAGGCCGACCCCGGCCACGAGGGCTGCCCGTTCTGCGTCGCGCCGACCCTGAGCGACGAGGACGCGCTGATCGTCGCCCGCGGCGAGCACGCCTTCGCGCTGCTCAACCTGTTCCCGTACAACAGCGGCCACCTGCTGGTCTGCCCGTACCGTCACATCGCCCTCTACGACGAGGCGACGCCGGAGGAGGTGGCCGAGATCGGGAGCATGACGCAGACCGCCATGCGGGTCATCCGCGAGGTCTCGCACAACGACGGCTTCAACATCGGCATGAATCAGGGCGCGATCGCCGGAGCCGGGATCGCCTCCCACCTCCACCAGCACATCGTGCCGCGGTGGGCGCAGGACGCGAACTTCTTCCCGATCATCGCGAAGACGAAGGCGCTGCCGCAGCTGCTCGGCGAGGTGCGCGCCGCCCTCGCGGAGGCGTGGCCGAAGGGCTGA
- a CDS encoding NAD-dependent succinate-semialdehyde dehydrogenase, with protein sequence MIAERELLDRLPTGLYIDGAWRDSASGARFDVIDPATEQVLARVADAAPEDGDAALAAAHAAQRGWARTAPRERAEILRRAFELVTARADEFALAMTLEMGKPLAEARGEVAYGAEFLRWFSEEAVRVSGRYATAPDGANRLLVVKRPVGPSLFITPWNFPLAMATRKIAPAIAAGCTMVLKPAALTPLTALLLTSVLEEAGLPAGVLNVIPTTRAGAVTGPLIADPRLRKLSFTGSTEVGRRLIAASADQVLRVSMELGGNAPFLVFEDADLPAAVDGAVLAKMRNGGEACVAANRFLVHESIAEEFTAAFAERIAAYRVGRGTEQGVTMGPLVDAATRDKVESLVQQAVSDGARIAVGGERVSGAGYFYQPTVLTDVPADARILGEEIFGPVAPITTFRTEEEAVRLANATEFGLVAFVYTRDLNRGLRLAEELDSGMLGLNAGVVSNPAAPFGGVKQSGLGREGGFEGIEEYLETRYVGIADPFAAAVHAESTEG encoded by the coding sequence GTGATCGCGGAGCGCGAGCTGCTCGACCGCCTGCCTACCGGGCTCTACATCGACGGCGCCTGGCGGGACTCCGCCTCCGGCGCGCGCTTCGACGTGATCGACCCCGCCACAGAGCAGGTGCTCGCCCGCGTGGCCGATGCCGCGCCCGAGGACGGCGACGCCGCCCTCGCCGCGGCGCACGCGGCCCAGCGCGGCTGGGCCAGGACCGCGCCGCGCGAGCGCGCCGAGATCCTGCGGCGGGCCTTCGAGCTGGTCACGGCCAGAGCGGACGAATTCGCCCTCGCGATGACCCTGGAGATGGGCAAGCCGCTGGCGGAGGCCCGCGGCGAGGTCGCGTACGGCGCGGAGTTCCTGCGCTGGTTCTCCGAGGAGGCCGTGCGCGTCTCCGGCCGGTACGCCACCGCTCCCGACGGCGCCAACAGGCTCCTGGTCGTCAAGCGGCCGGTCGGCCCCTCCCTGTTCATCACCCCGTGGAACTTCCCGCTCGCGATGGCGACCCGCAAGATCGCGCCGGCCATCGCCGCCGGATGCACCATGGTGTTGAAGCCCGCGGCGCTCACCCCGCTCACCGCGCTGCTGCTCACGAGCGTGCTGGAGGAGGCCGGTCTGCCCGCCGGAGTGCTCAACGTCATCCCCACGACCCGTGCCGGCGCCGTCACCGGACCCCTGATCGCCGACCCGCGGCTGCGGAAGCTGTCGTTCACGGGGTCCACCGAGGTCGGACGCCGCCTGATCGCGGCCTCCGCCGACCAGGTGCTGCGCGTCTCCATGGAACTGGGAGGCAACGCGCCCTTCCTCGTCTTCGAGGACGCCGACCTCCCCGCCGCCGTCGACGGAGCCGTGCTCGCGAAGATGCGCAACGGGGGAGAGGCCTGCGTGGCCGCCAACCGCTTCCTCGTCCACGAATCCATCGCCGAGGAGTTCACCGCGGCGTTCGCCGAGCGCATCGCCGCCTACCGGGTCGGTCGTGGCACCGAGCAGGGCGTCACCATGGGCCCCCTGGTCGACGCCGCCACCCGGGACAAGGTGGAGTCGCTTGTTCAGCAGGCCGTGTCCGATGGTGCCCGGATCGCCGTCGGCGGCGAACGCGTCTCAGGCGCCGGATACTTCTACCAGCCGACCGTCCTCACCGACGTACCCGCCGACGCCCGCATCCTGGGCGAGGAGATCTTCGGCCCGGTCGCTCCCATCACGACGTTCCGCACCGAGGAGGAGGCGGTCCGCCTCGCCAACGCCACCGAGTTCGGCCTGGTCGCCTTCGTCTACACCCGCGACCTGAACCGCGGCCTGCGCCTGGCGGAGGAGCTCGACAGCGGCATGCTCGGGCTCAACGCCGGCGTCGTCTCCAACCCCGCGGCGCCCTTCGGCGGCGTCAAGCAGTCCGGGCTCGGCCGCGAAGGCGGCTTCGAAGGCATCGAGGAGTACCTCGAGACCCGGTACGTCGGCATCGCCGACCCGTTCGCCGCCGCCGTCCACGCTGAGAGCACGGAGGGCTGA